In 'Nostoc azollae' 0708, the following are encoded in one genomic region:
- the rcbX gene encoding RuBisCO chaperone RbcX, whose translation MNLKQIAKDIAKTLQSYLTYQALMTVLAQLGETNPPLAHWLQNFSAGKMQDGEAYIEELFRENSDLALRIMTVREHIAAEVTDFLPEMVRTGIQQANMEQRRQHLERITQLNLSNPAPKTEQQTILDPDLDNLSS comes from the coding sequence ATGAATCTAAAGCAAATTGCGAAAGACATAGCCAAAACTCTCCAAAGTTATCTGACTTATCAGGCACTTATGACTGTTTTGGCACAGCTAGGCGAAACAAATCCTCCATTAGCACATTGGTTGCAAAACTTTTCTGCTGGAAAAATGCAAGATGGAGAAGCGTATATTGAGGAACTGTTTCGGGAGAACTCAGATTTGGCTCTGCGGATTATGACTGTCAGGGAACACATCGCGGCAGAAGTGACAGATTTCTTACCAGAAATGGTGCGTACTGGCATTCAGCAAGCCAACATGGAACAGCGTCGCCAGCATCTTGAACGTATCACGCAATTAAATTTATCAAATCCCGCCCCAAAAACTGAACAGCAGACAATTTTAGATCCTGACTTGGATAATTTATCCAGTTAG